The genome window TTCTATTGTTATCCTAGGGGGaagtttaatttcttcttgccaatctatagaaatattataattgttatatgAAGTATTATGAAATTCCATGaactatattttacattttattgatTAAGTATACCTTCTAGTTGATTCAGTTTTCTCAGTGCTCTACATATAGGTGTTTTAATTCTCATAGTTCTTCCTCTAAGTCTGACTTGTGTTGAACCCCAATAAACCAACTCATTTAATTTCAACTGTACCTTTTCATATATTCGTGGTAACTTTCTTCTAAGTTCaccataattaattaatccatACAATTCCTGCGAAGTTTTTTTTACATCTGTGCAATGAAACAATtatagtattaaaataaaaactaaaatgtAAAAGTACATTAAACAATTACCTTCTGAAAATTTTAGGTGCTTCGATATTTTTAGCCAAGTTCTGTAATAAAAATGCCTAATCTGttccttattttttattacaacatCTGGtaaaccttttttttttccttgaCTCAAGAAATAACTTTGTAAAGCATCAAAGTCTTTTCCATACTCGTTTAAAGCTTTGAAAAAGGTATTTTTATCCTCCATGGACCATAATTCGCAAGATCTTTTCAAAGATTTTACTTTCACCTCTGTATTGTTTTCTTCATCCTTGGAatctattaaattacaaacaaatctttgtAACTATATAACATACTGGAGTTTAATTAAGAAGTTATACAGctgttaatatttcttttgattactatatgtatataatcaattaattatacaaatatgaacCTTTTTTTTCCAAGTTATTACTATCACCAACGtctaattttatcttttttgttCCTCGGACGACACGAACTTGAGTATTCTTAGAATCCATGGAAACTTTTGTGTCTGAagaattttgtacattttgggatgaactttcttctttcttgctCACTATATTAATCCCCTGAATTTCACAATCTTCATTTTTCgcgttattttccattttaacgTCCTCACGAAACAAATTTTAGGTAGCAACCTTAACCAGTTTCGAGGCGCTTAGATAGTACGAATTTTACAACTCATTAGAACAGGTAGCACTTCGGTAAATCTAAGTAGATTTACGGACAAAAATATTTCCGTTACGATTTATAATGTTAATATCATAACTCAGTCGAGAAATCCTATAAAAATTGTGTTTTAACATAATTAGGCTATCGAGAAACAAACGTAATGGTGATTTATTAATGTGTTTAAatcacgttaaaacgtaattaccTTCGTACTTACGCTCGAACGTAAACACGAGCTTTTTCGACGCTGATTAATGTGATTAAGAAGgatttaatttttctgtaaACATAAACGTaatgtaattgaaaaaattacgtaattatGAAAATCTAACGATATTTAGCTCAACAAACACGATAGATGCACACACTGTGCTTGCTTCCAAATTATACAATTCTAAGCAAGTTTTCGAGTAAATTGGATATTTAAATCTAATGCActtaacatataaaaattaagaaatatttaactacattgttataaagatatatatagtaaaatcATCGagagaattatatttaattaaaataattaaacaactCGTGTCAGGAGAACTTCGAAAAATTTGTCTTGTCATGGATTGACAATATGTAAGTACTTACATATTTGTATGTagtgaaaaatttgaattgcTTTAAACATGATTCGGTACTTAAAACTTTTAAAAGATTTGACAGTCAATCTAAGATctaaaacataatatatataaaatatataatatataacatataagatataaagtaTGACATATAAGATATTCATTCTTTTATGAAGATTACGAATCCTATCGAGATTCACAAGACTTATCAAGACTCAAgtatttgaaatatcaaatcatttattcgatgaaattcgaatttcgacaatattaaaaaaatatcgagtcgctacgaaaatattcgaaatcgAGATTGGAACACccattaatatcgttaaatcATCTCGTTTTGGTCAAAGACATTTTAGAAATGATTTTCGCGCTGCGCTGGCGCTGGGAATAATTCGCAACATAAGTGCAACGTCTGACCAATAAAATCACACGAATAACCACACACGGGACCAATTGAATTTTTCAGTTTTTTGCGTGCAGAAAAGTGCATTGCTGTGTCCAATCTAAATGAACGATTTTCCATGATGTTGTTCGTGGACGGTGGCCTTGATAGGAAAACCCGAGGCACAGAGCAGAGGAGCGTAGTGtacttaattaataaatcaatcgATTCATTTTAAAGAGATCTCGGACGTTGACCGACGCCTTGATGGGGCGAATAACGACAGTGTATCACTTGGTTACTAAGCTCATTGTAACATCATAATCGGTCACGCGTGTTATGCACTCGACAAATTCCATCGCTATCCCGGTTTTGATAACTGTAACCTTGGTTATATTCACTATTGCGGGTCTACGTCAAAGGTGACAACGAGCCAAGAGCTACACGGTTTTTAATTTGACTCGTAGCAACTGCGCAAGGGTGGCGCGAGGTGTCAGTGACAAGGTGTATCTAACCTTAAAATGCGATCATCCGTGATAACCAATGTGATTGTACTATTTGGACTGCATTTGTCGTATTGGTGTTGGAACACGGTAGATGCCAGCGGCGGGGCACTCGACACGAGCTCGAACTTTCAATCTGGTTCAACTGGAAGCTCACATTCCAAAGTCACGGCATTCTCCGCGACACTTACCGATGGATTAGCGCAAGCCGTGGCTCACGAAGCTGGtaagttttatttctattatttaaactagactgcggatttttatacattcatGAAACACttgaaaatgcaaaaatgcaCATAATGTgtgtaatatacaaaaatgtatgGTATATCTACAGtgaaatattcgttataatttttaatggatAATATAAATCCCTATTTAacgtttatttctttaattacgtccataaaaatccgctatctgtttttttcttcttgtctGAACCCTCCAATATGCATAGCCCATGAAAAATATCCTTCATTTATTCTGTAACATATAGTAGCTCACAaaagtattcaaatatttgtagaaattttttatgaatatattatatgtgcTATTATACTGAAACACTTAAAGATTCCATTAGCAATGTGGTCAGACTATCATGATTATACtggtaaagtttgaaataaatctgaaaatatatatagaagctACAAGATATTTTATGAGTCACTGTAAATGCATTGACAGCTTATAGTTGCCGTTGCATTCTGGTGAcaagtttaatatttattttaatatgttcAGTCATAATATTGTTAGTTGTATAATTGCTTTCTTGCATAATCTTGTCTTTATAATGTCAAGAAGGATTATGTGTAcagtttacattttatatgtgGTCCATGTAGTgtttagtaatatttttctgatatttgaggttttatatgtatttgaaaTTACATACTGATGTAATATACTGCTATTTGTATTATCATgtccatttttttattatgaaatcaaaagtaatattttttacatgtatttcaaaatatatttttgagatctgttcttcttcttttttttctgctattgtttattaatgaacatagaaattaaaaatatcttatattGCATTGCAATCTGAGCTATGATAATTGGAGGGTTAATTAATGATTAGTTATAAGATACTCCAAATTGCTTTGAAATTAAACCATTAGtttatatcattatatcattatttattgttttgtttcattaatattttgttttaatcttttgtatgtatgtgtaaATAGGCAGCATGTATATGCATgactaatatttaattttagaaaaaaaaagaaaataggttTTGTTTGtcatatcattttatttaaaggtatttacatttacaaagcttactttaaaaaataggccttcttctttaatttaatgattttGTTATTGGCTGTAAAAGAGATACAAATGTGTTTATGATAAAAGCTCATATTGCAAATGATAAATTTCACTTATGATCTAATCATACAAAGATTAGTCTTGACTCAATAGTAATGAACTGTTATTGTAAACTTATTCTATGTCTATTAACAAGATAATTCTTTCTAATTGACATTTctacattaataataattggacAAAAAGCTTCTTACACGTGGTTAACAGGATAATCATAGCCCTAAAGAAAAAAGGCACCTGTAAACAAACTACATGTAATCATAAACACATACAATCAAACGTAGgctgtttaatttattacagGTTCCGATACTTGTAACGATGACCTAGCTTGTCTTACACTGGCTTCTCATGATCGACTAGGTTTAGAAGCTATCAAATCACTCCATAGTCAACTAGATGATGATGCCAATGGAAATGTGGATCTTTCAGAGTCAGAtgatgtaaataaatttttacttataattccTTCTACACTATGAGATATAAAAAGCAATTTGTATTCCTTTTAGTTTTTAAGAGAAGAGTTACAATATGAAGCTGGGTATGAAAGGAGACAGAGGGCTTTCCATCATAATGATGATATGCATATTAGTGTTCGAGAACTTTGGGAAGCCTGGCTAAGGTCAGAGGTATTgtctaaaatataattgtttctttaaataatttttatgttttttttttttgatatcttactatattaataatttctttataggTTCATAATTGGACTATAGAACAAACATCAGAATGGTTGGCTTCTAATGTAGATCTTCCACAATATGTTCCTACTTTTATACAACACCGTGTAACTGGTGCTACACTTCCAAGGTCACTTTCTTTATACAGTACATCATCTTGATACTATAACAATtgttttaataacaaaatatttattattttatgtatagaTTGGCTGTGAACAATATGCAATACCTAAGTAATGTGTTAGGAATCAAGGATCCCATTCATAAACAAAAGATTGCCTTAAAAGCTATGGATGTAGTTCTTTTTGGGCCACCAAAgggtaaataattattaaaagatgATTCTTCTGCTAGAAATTTTTTGACTGGTTTaccataattatttaatatcttgTTATAGATACTGGACATGGCATCAAAGATTTGGTATTAATAACATTGTTATTCGGAGCGCTTATCGGATGTTGGTATGCATATCAGCAGAAGAAAAATTCACAGAAACATCTCCACAGAATGATGAAGGACATGGAGAGTTTACACAAAGCAGAATTGGCATTGGAGGACTTGCAAGTATGTTTTACTCTTCTTAAAGTCTTAGCAACGCATTAAATCTTTGTTAATGTTATGTTTCACGATTTACAGAAAGAATTGGAGAGAGCACGAATGGAACAAGAAAGTGTAACTACTGAGAAACAAAACTTAGAGAAACGTTTACAAGACGAAAGTGTGGGATTGCACGCTTCTTACTCCGATCTCGAAGTTTCTCAATTAAAGGCAGAAATCGAAGTAAATATCccataaatttttacatttaaaatttaaggATTAGGTTCCTTTAAAGTGTAATTAATTTGGACTTACAGATGTTAAAAGTTGAATTGCAACGTGCAGAGGGCGAACTCGAAGATAGATGTTGGTCTCCTCCTTCTGGATTGCAACATTGGTTACAATTAACTcacgaaattgaaaataaagcaTATACCAAGAAAAAGATATCTGCAGAGAAACAGTTGCAACAAGCACGAGAAGCAGTAAGTGATACATTTTTTctcaattaaattatttttgtatatcgttacaattcaattatttattatttaattgtacgTAATGTTATTTTTAGTGTGAGAAATTACGAAAAAAACGATCGAGTTTAGTAGGAGCATTTGTTTCAACTCATGGAAAATCGATCGATGAAGTTGACAAAAGTATAGTTGAGGCAAGAACTGCTCTAAACGAAGTCACCGCAGAATTGCAAGAAAGAGTACATCGTTGGAAGCAAATTGAGCTGCTATGCGGCTTTAATATAATCAATAATAATGGTCTAAGTTATTTAGAAACTGTTCTATACAGAGGAACTCCTAACGGTCGAGGTCTTGGATTCAGAGGTATTTAAGTTTATGACAATACAAAATTGTTTAGTGATTAGTGCTTAGATTAgtgcttttaaatatttaataatttaaaaatgatttttgtattttaatgtgAATACAAACACATGAAAATTGTCAGTATTTTATTTGTGAACCTTGGTTTAATTGATGATTGATATTCTTATaaagtttcaattttcaaaatttggaTACGATAAATTAACGCGAATAATTGTGCGATTCATATTTACAGGTCGACTCAGTAGTCAAGATGACTTAGACGACGAAGCAAGTTCAGTCTACTCGCCTTCAACATGTGGTGCCGCAGGTAAGCTGGAAACGGACTTCCACGAGCATTTAGATTGATAGTAACAATGCTCAATTTGTAAATACTATTGTAACTTTGATATGATACTTACAATATCTAAATATCTtctattctctcttttttacgCACGTAGACGATATCTTCGAGATCAATAATTTACTAACTTTTTTGTCGTCCTAATAGTAGTAGTTTGGGTTCTTTTTGTGACATTAATTTCTCTTAATCAAACCTTCGGGTTTCCAGCGTAGGTACTCGTGAAAACTAAATTACGATATGTATTCTAATACGAATTGAATTCTAAATACGTATGAATGTTTCATGATTACTTTGCTAACTGTTTAAGAAGTTTGTAACGAAATTACGGATAAGTTATTCTTCGTAAGAATTTCTTATCAAAGAttttgaaatcaaatttttactaaaatataaatttaaaaaattcacgcGATGCCTTAAGATTCATTTTGATACAAAAAAGCAGTTTTTGCAAACCGTAAATACGAACTTGTGCATCTATGATTTCTATGAAAGATGTTACTGGTCCCAGGAACGCAGATGGCTAATGTCACACATTACGAAGATGTTCTAATGTCATGTTTCtacaaatgttaaaaaatatttgaagaatacAAAAATCTTATAAAAGATTTATGTTTAAGAAAAGctttatattaaaacattaaaaacattagcTACTTTTTTTATggtcatatttttttaaaatatatttttgtacattgtGAAGTTTGATTACGTTATTGTCTTGTGTCTTTTACACAAAGTGTTGTTTAAATTATGCTATAAATGTTGTTGTCTCGTTgtttttgttgaaaaatttgctcaaattgtttattattgcTTATATCATTTTTTGTGCTTCAAACTAATTCTCGGTTTTACGAAACTTTGTTCAAGGAAAGTACacatgtttatatatttttatatgtttgaattattgaattaacaattttagCTGCTCTTCTTGTGATAAGATACAACATTTCTtgatattctttctttctcttaggTTATTGTTTGTTTATGTTGTATTATCATTTGATTCTAGGGATGGAAGAAACTATACTTAACGGTTCCAAAAAAGATTAAAGAGGCTACATAATCAAATCTTTTTAACACGTTTTTATGCATATTATTGATCCTGCACATTGTATAGAGACTTACTTAAAGTTTAAGAAAGTCATAGctgttgaaaaaattgttattgttatttatcgaGTAGTTACATatcaatgtaaaaaattatttatttatacattttatcaaGTAATGTGTGACATGAATAATATGTTCGTAATTAAAAGTACATTGtactaaaaaaaaatgctTACGAACGAAATTTGATTATCTCTGACATGTGACAATGCAATTAGCGTTAAAAGAGCATCAGCAGATCTTTCAATGAAATCcggtaaaaatttttaatgaaaggaTTTGTGTGCAGGAAAAGGGAGGATTGAAAATTGGAATGTTCCCCTTTCCTAATCGAGATTTGTCAAGTTATAACGGcgtgttaattatttaaacaatgaCAAGTTTCTTAACTTATTGTTAACGCGTAAGtttacacatacacacacgcacacatacacacgcGAACACACACACTCACATATTctcacatacatacatacacgtatAATTCAAAGAACAGCGTATTGTCAGTACAATTATATGGAGTTGTTTTTTTACAACTACCTGGTCGTACAGATTATGAAACGTTAGGATAACAATTTGATGAAAGAACATGacatatttttgtacaaaaattttcATGATGTGTCGAATGAACGAACGAGGCCAGAATCTTTACAAAGATGTGTATGTGAAAACATCAGAAGCATgtgatatttttacaaataatgtcatttttcttccacaTACAAAATAGAgatcttttagttttttcttttctcgtaagaaatttttattcaagtaTAAAGGCAATGAAACTCTGAGCCATGAAGAAAATCGAAGAGgtcagaaaataaatattaaatttactttgaaAGAATTCaggaaagaattttatatatttcttgagACGCTATTCTGTGTAATATGTAAGTTTCTTCCTTGAGAAACTAGGGAACATCTACTCAATGACAGCAATGATTAATTCGCTTAATGGTCATTTTGCAAAGGTTAATTTGTGTCGCAACTACGACTTCGATTCTTCGTCTATCTAAGCCATACGATCGTTGGACTGCGAATGTATTTATGAACAAAATTAACAAGTCGTATCGAAAGTCTCATTTAAATTCTAATCACTTACTAAATATCATAACGAGCACTCCAAATATATGTTATGTATATTTCCATATGTTCTGTATATTCTCGCAgctttaaatttcctatacgTGCGTATATATCCGCAGTCTAACGATTCCACGCTCGATCAAGTATAATAAGCCTTCTAGTTCGTTCCTTCGTATTTAATAGCAATATATCGAAGACGACCAAGTGCCAAGCGTGATAACTATCTAATTATCACTTTATTTAATAAGTTCCGATGATCGATCACCAATTATATCACTatacgtaaatataatatatcgctTGATCCTATTAAAACGTTAAACCAAagtagaaatttttcatttctgatTTCCCGGTTATTTTATGAGAATCGaccgttttcttattttaccAAGAGCACGTTTCAATTTTGCCAGGTCCCGCAGTAATGCGTTGCACAATAATCTTCGTATTAATAGTTCGAATTAAAGGCTAG of Bombus fervidus isolate BK054 chromosome 16, iyBomFerv1, whole genome shotgun sequence contains these proteins:
- the Stim gene encoding stromal interaction molecule isoform X4, with amino-acid sequence MRSSVITNVIVLFGLHLSYWCWNTVDASGGALDTSSNFQSGSTGSSHSKVTAFSATLTDGLAQAVAHEAGSDTCNDDLACLTLASHDRLGLEAIKSLHSQLDDDANGNVDLSESDDFLREELQYEAGYERRQRAFHHNDDMHISVRELWEAWLRSEVHNWTIEQTSEWLASNVDLPQYVPTFIQHRVTGATLPRLAVNNMQYLSNVLGIKDPIHKQKIALKAMDVVLFGPPKDTGHGIKDLVLITLLFGALIGCWYAYQQKKNSQKHLHRMMKDMESLHKAELALEDLQKELERARMEQESVTTEKQNLEKRLQDESVGLHASYSDLEVSQLKAEIEMLKVELQRAEGELEDRCWSPPSGLQHWLQLTHEIENKAYTKKKISAEKQLQQAREACEKLRKKRSSLVGAFVSTHGKSIDEVDKSIVEARTALNEVTAELQERVHRWKQIELLCGFNIINNNGLSYLETVLYRGTPNGRGLGFRGRLSSQDDLDDEASSVYSPSTCGAAGMEETILNGSKKD
- the Stim gene encoding stromal interaction molecule isoform X1, which gives rise to MRSSVITNVIVLFGLHLSYWCWNTVDASGGALDTSSNFQSGSTGSSHSKVTAFSATLTDGLAQAVAHEAGSDTCNDDLACLTLASHDRLGLEAIKSLHSQLDDDANGNVDLSESDDFLREELQYEAGYERRQRAFHHNDDMHISVRELWEAWLRSEVHNWTIEQTSEWLASNVDLPQYVPTFIQHRVTGATLPRLAVNNMQYLSNVLGIKDPIHKQKIALKAMDVVLFGPPKDTGHGIKDLVLITLLFGALIGCWYAYQQKKNSQKHLHRMMKDMESLHKAELALEDLQKELERARMEQESVTTEKQNLEKRLQDESVGLHASYSDLEVSQLKAEIEMLKVELQRAEGELEDRCWSPPSGLQHWLQLTHEIENKAYTKKKISAEKQLQQAREACEKLRKKRSSLVGAFVSTHGKSIDEVDKSIVEARTALNEVTAELQERVHRWKQIELLCGFNIINNNGLSYLETVLYRGTPNGRGLGFRGRLSSQDDLDDEASSVYSPSTCGAAGTLDNLIWKESSVPPDSSSSETGKDTPPENNVVHFTVGDGPVEPVRASSKEKPNIVRSYSQDTSMLPAVEDKTTSSFLSKSSYSENSLDSSSQDRSGQQKFGPTSGTTASTTSINSTTTTSTSSSSRKALKEPQQQSTVDDETLSTDSNSTTDNDELKKRRRKMLFTFRRNKTKVTL
- the Stim gene encoding stromal interaction molecule isoform X3; protein product: MRSSVITNVIVLFGLHLSYWCWNTVDASGGALDTSSNFQSGSTGSSHSKVTAFSATLTDGLAQAVAHEAGSDTCNDDLACLTLASHDRLGLEAIKSLHSQLDDDANGNVDLSESDDFLREELQYEAGYERRQRAFHHNDDMHISVRELWEAWLRSEVHNWTIEQTSEWLASNVDLPQYVPTFIQHRVTGATLPRLAVNNMQYLSNVLGIKDPIHKQKIALKAMDVVLFGPPKDTGHGIKDLVLITLLFGALIGCWYAYQQKKNSQKHLHRMMKDMESLHKAELALEDLQKELERARMEQESVTTEKQNLEKRLQDESVGLHASYSDLEVSQLKAEIEMLKVELQRAEGELEDRCWSPPSGLQHWLQLTHEIENKAYTKKKISAEKQLQQAREACEKLRKKRSSLVGAFVSTHGKSIDEVDKSIVEARTALNEVTAELQERVHRWKQIELLCGFNIINNNGLSYLETVLYRGTPNGRGLGFRGRLSSQDDLDDEASSVYSPSTCGAAEQGTKLRSLVKYGI
- the Stim gene encoding stromal interaction molecule isoform X2, with translation MRSSVITNVIVLFGLHLSYWCWNTVDASGGALDTSSNFQSGSTGSSHSKVTAFSATLTDGLAQAVAHEAGLEAIKSLHSQLDDDANGNVDLSESDDFLREELQYEAGYERRQRAFHHNDDMHISVRELWEAWLRSEVHNWTIEQTSEWLASNVDLPQYVPTFIQHRVTGATLPRLAVNNMQYLSNVLGIKDPIHKQKIALKAMDVVLFGPPKDTGHGIKDLVLITLLFGALIGCWYAYQQKKNSQKHLHRMMKDMESLHKAELALEDLQKELERARMEQESVTTEKQNLEKRLQDESVGLHASYSDLEVSQLKAEIEMLKVELQRAEGELEDRCWSPPSGLQHWLQLTHEIENKAYTKKKISAEKQLQQAREACEKLRKKRSSLVGAFVSTHGKSIDEVDKSIVEARTALNEVTAELQERVHRWKQIELLCGFNIINNNGLSYLETVLYRGTPNGRGLGFRGRLSSQDDLDDEASSVYSPSTCGAAGTLDNLIWKESSVPPDSSSSETGKDTPPENNVVHFTVGDGPVEPVRASSKEKPNIVRSYSQDTSMLPAVEDKTTSSFLSKSSYSENSLDSSSQDRSGQQKFGPTSGTTASTTSINSTTTTSTSSSSRKALKEPQQQSTVDDETLSTDSNSTTDNDELKKRRRKMLFTFRRNKTKVTL